A DNA window from Paenibacillus andongensis contains the following coding sequences:
- a CDS encoding ABC transporter permease, translated as MDLLTMLNAFFTKFSELINTTLVYSTALIFGALGGIYSERSGVVNIGIEGLMVSGAFASAVGAYYAEEANMGVWSPWIGLLTAMLFALIFALIHAVATISFKANQVISGVVINFLAAGVTLYLVKVLFHGAGQTETLNDVFSKWEIPILSKIPYIGYAFFNAYPTTYIALILVAVTYYVLFKTPFGLRLRSVGEHPSAADTVGVKVKRIRYIAVLISGLLGGLGGATITLTTTSAFSHNTISGQGFIAMAAMIFGKWHPVGALGAAVFFGMAQALNNFMRLFEFSKNIPQEFLYMLPYVLTILVLAGAVGRAKAPSALGEPYDPGKR; from the coding sequence ATGGACCTGCTCACCATGCTTAACGCGTTTTTCACGAAATTTAGTGAACTTATCAACACGACGCTCGTCTATTCGACAGCGCTCATCTTTGGAGCCTTGGGTGGGATTTACTCAGAGCGCTCCGGGGTAGTCAATATCGGGATTGAGGGTCTCATGGTTTCCGGGGCATTTGCTTCGGCCGTCGGCGCATATTATGCAGAAGAGGCGAATATGGGTGTCTGGTCCCCGTGGATCGGTTTACTGACTGCCATGTTATTTGCGCTCATTTTTGCTCTGATTCATGCGGTAGCCACGATTTCGTTCAAAGCCAATCAAGTCATCAGCGGTGTAGTGATTAACTTCTTGGCAGCAGGCGTAACGTTGTATTTGGTCAAAGTACTGTTCCATGGTGCTGGTCAAACAGAAACGTTAAACGATGTGTTTTCCAAATGGGAAATTCCGATTTTGTCCAAAATACCGTATATCGGATATGCATTCTTCAATGCCTATCCGACAACTTACATTGCCTTGATTCTCGTCGCGGTTACCTACTATGTGCTGTTCAAGACGCCTTTCGGTCTGCGACTTCGTTCCGTTGGGGAACACCCGAGTGCCGCGGATACCGTAGGGGTTAAAGTGAAGCGAATTCGCTACATCGCTGTGTTGATCAGTGGTCTGTTAGGCGGACTTGGCGGGGCTACCATTACGCTCACGACAACAAGTGCCTTCTCACATAACACGATATCAGGTCAAGGTTTTATAGCGATGGCCGCGATGATTTTCGGTAAATGGCATCCCGTTGGCGCACTGGGCGCAGCAGTCTTCTTCGGAATGGCGCAGGCGCTCAACAACTTCATGCGGTTGTTCGAATTCTCGAAAAATATTCCGCAGGAATTCCTCTACATGCTGCCTTATGTACTGACCATTTTAGTACTGGCAGGCGCAGTAGGCCGGGCTAAAGCACCATCAGCCCTTGGTGAACCTTACGATCCAGGTAAGCGATAA
- a CDS encoding ABC transporter permease has product MNKVARIFTSESAVNPIVAIILGLLFGALVMLAGGYNPIAAYGALFSRIFGNSYDIGESIRAITPLILTGLSVAFAFRTGLFNIGAEGQFVMGMTGATFIGVKVTGLPWIIHAPLAVIVGALIGGLWGAIAGYLKAKRGVNEVITTIMLNWIALFLSNYIINQFLLEPKQQRSYMIQESASLSITWLSAMLENARMHWGTLIAILAAIVFYIILWKTKQGYELRAVGHNIDAAKYAGMNVNKNIIKAMFISGVFAGLAGVFEVLGVFHYQVVSAGFPGYGFDGIAVSLLGANNPIGIVLGAALFGGLSYGSAGMSFGADVPPEIIRIVIGSVIFFVATQGIVKWVLIPFYSKRKKERAT; this is encoded by the coding sequence ATGAATAAGGTTGCTCGCATTTTTACAAGTGAATCAGCGGTGAATCCGATCGTGGCGATTATACTTGGGCTGCTATTCGGAGCACTCGTAATGCTGGCAGGCGGATATAACCCAATTGCCGCCTATGGAGCGCTATTTTCTCGTATTTTCGGTAATTCGTATGATATAGGTGAATCCATTCGTGCCATTACCCCGCTTATTTTGACGGGATTATCCGTCGCATTCGCATTTCGTACAGGCTTGTTTAATATCGGTGCTGAAGGGCAATTCGTCATGGGTATGACGGGGGCCACATTTATTGGTGTCAAAGTGACAGGTCTTCCATGGATTATTCATGCTCCGTTAGCAGTTATCGTCGGTGCACTTATTGGTGGACTGTGGGGAGCTATTGCGGGCTATTTGAAAGCAAAGCGTGGAGTTAACGAAGTTATTACAACGATTATGTTGAACTGGATCGCTTTGTTCCTGTCGAATTATATCATTAATCAATTTCTTCTAGAACCGAAGCAGCAGCGCTCCTACATGATCCAAGAATCGGCATCTCTGAGCATCACATGGCTATCGGCTATGCTGGAGAATGCGAGGATGCACTGGGGCACTCTCATTGCGATACTCGCAGCGATTGTATTCTATATCATCTTGTGGAAAACAAAGCAAGGCTACGAGCTGCGTGCCGTTGGTCATAACATCGATGCCGCGAAATATGCCGGAATGAACGTGAACAAAAACATTATTAAAGCGATGTTTATTTCGGGCGTTTTTGCCGGGCTAGCGGGCGTTTTTGAAGTTCTTGGTGTATTCCATTATCAAGTGGTTTCGGCAGGCTTCCCAGGTTACGGCTTTGATGGGATTGCGGTATCCCTGCTAGGTGCTAACAATCCAATAGGGATTGTGCTCGGAGCCGCATTGTTTGGCGGATTGTCGTACGGTTCAGCGGGCATGAGTTTCGGTGCTGATGTGCCGCCGGAGATTATCCGTATTGTCATCGGTTCGGTCATCTTCTTCGTCGCAACCCAAGGTATCGTTAAATGGGTGCTCATCCCGTTTTATAGTAAACGCAAGAAAGAGAGGGCTACGTAA